Part of the Janibacter alkaliphilus genome is shown below.
CTGGCCGTCGTCCCCGCGGAGGCTCTCGGCGAGGTCGCCGAGACCGAGCCCTTCGGCGCCGGCGCGCCCGTGCTGCTGGTGACGATCATGGCGATCACCCAGGCGCTCTTCCTGCAGGGGCTGCCCGAGGAGCTCGTCTACCGCGGCTACATGATCTCCACCCTGCGGGCCCGCCCGCTGGTCGCGGTGGTCGTCAGCACGCTGGTCTTCACGCTGCTCCACCTCCTCTCCGGCGGCGGCCAGGAGGGCGCGGTCGAGATGGTCCTCTACCTGGCGACCCCCTTCGGCTTCTCCCTCTCCGCGGCCGGTCTGGCCCTGCTGTGCGGCTCGGTGTGGCCGGCGGTCGGGGTGCACGCCGGATTCCACTGGGCCTGGATGATCGGCTCCCAGATGGGCCTGGGCGACGGGCCGGGCATGTGGGTGGCCTGCGGGATCGGGCACACCATCATCGGGATCGTCGCCCTGACCGTCTGGTACCGCCGCGGCGCCCGGATCGACTACCACCGCTGACCCGCCACCGGGTGAGGCCGCCGACGCACCCCACGGGGTGCGTCGGCGGCTCGCGTGCGGGGCGCTGATGTCTGGGCGGGATGCGAAGGTGGGCGGCGTGGAGGAGATCCCCGGCGACGCCCCCGACGAGACCCACGAGACCGTGGACCGGCTGCACCCGCTGCTGGCACGGCGGTGGAGCCCGCGCGTCTTCGACCCGGCGCACGAGCTGACGGAGGCGGACGTCGACCTGCTGCTGGAGGCGGCACGCTGGGCGCCGTCGGCGGGCAACAGCCAGCCGTGGGCCTTCCACGCCGCCCGGCGCGGGACGCC
Proteins encoded:
- a CDS encoding CPBP family intramembrane glutamic endopeptidase encodes the protein MVDPRAHRPPPPPPSDSSSRSADLVTDQSAGATSPRWPAWARVLGVTVLFFVAMFASALLLMPVAELFPKTASGEAVVKILGHVFFGVLLVAAMAVFVHRVEGRPLSFSGFVLTRWSLPLLLLGAVAAGVVQLLAVVPAEALGEVAETEPFGAGAPVLLVTIMAITQALFLQGLPEELVYRGYMISTLRARPLVAVVVSTLVFTLLHLLSGGGQEGAVEMVLYLATPFGFSLSAAGLALLCGSVWPAVGVHAGFHWAWMIGSQMGLGDGPGMWVACGIGHTIIGIVALTVWYRRGARIDYHR